The nucleotide window CTCGAACTCTTGCTGCTTTTAAATCGGAcctaaaaacttatttatatggTTTGGCATTTGATGCTATGTGAGAGCTGCattcttttattgttttactgtCTCTTGATGTTTTTCTGTTATGGTGTTAACTGTTTGTATCTTTGATATTTTATTCTGCTCGTGTACAGCACTTTGGGGAACActtgctgtttttaaaaagtgctttataaataaactttgacTTTGACTTTGACCCTTTCTTATTTGGGATCTTGAAGCAGTATGGGTTTGGGGAAAATTTCATTAAATGGATAAAGATCCTATACAAAGACATACAAAGTCAGATTAAATGTAATGGATTTGTGACAGTGACTTTTAAATTAACAAGATCCATAAGACAAGGATGCCCATTATCAGCTTTGTTGTATAGTTTAGTGGCAGAATCTTTGGGGTTGGCAGTAAAAGAGGAAACGGGAATTAAGGGAATAGAAATAAAAGGATTTGAAGAATTACAGAAGGTTTATCAATATGCCGACGATACGACTTTAATAGTAAGAGATGTGGATGATGTAAGAAAAGCAATGACTATAATTGAAAGGTATTGTAAGGGAACCGGAGCTAaagtaaatatacaaaaaaaaaacgtttttttatgAGTATAGGTGACGTAGGagaaaaggtacaaaaattCTATTCTTTTAAAGAAGAAGACAATGTGAAAATATTAGGGGTTTGGATTGGAAAGAACGAAAAAGTATGTAGAGACTTGATGTGGGAAGAAGTGGTTGGGAAAATGGAAAGGATTTTAAACTATTGGAAAATAAGAGGACTAACATTAAAAGGTAAGGTATTGGCATTTAATGCATTAGTGCTTGCAAAAATGTGGTATGTTTTAGGGGTGGTGCCAATGCCCACATGGATTGATAAAAGGATTAAAAATGCAGGAGTTAACTTTATTTGTGATTCTAAACCACCCAAAATAGCATACAATACAATAATAGGAGCAGTGGGGGACGGTGGATTAGGGTTGCAAGACCCAGAGTTAAAGAAAAAGAGTTAAAGAGTTAGAATTAAAACAGTGAAGAAGTTTTTTAATGAAGAGAATAAGGCTGAATGGAAGAAAACTATGAGCTTTTATTTAAACAGGTGTGGGAATATGGAAATAGGGAATAATATATTGTGTATGAATTTGAAACaagaaatgttaaaaagaatccCAGAGTTTTATAAAGAAGTGTTGGAGGCATGGAAATAATTTTTACCCAATGTATGCTTTAAACTGGAAAGGAGGGATGAATTTTAAATCAGCCACTGTTcttaaatgaaaacattttatataaagGAAAATCcttattttttaaaacttgGATTGAGGCTGGCTTTAAAAAGCACGAGATGTGTTATATGAAGTGAAGGAGGGATTTTTACCAATACAAGCCATTATTGATGGAGTGGCAGAAATTAAAGAAGATTTTAATGTCAATACTTTAACGCAACAGTATGAACAAGTGAAAGAAGCAATACcaaatgaatggttgaaacaaATAGATAAGaatgagaaagagaaagaagggAACAGAATGAAAGTTGTTGTAAAAGGATCGAAAGATACGGAAAATTTATGTTCAAAATCTGTGAAGGACTTTTATGCTCATTTCAGAAAGAATGTGTTTAAAGAACCAATAGCAATTAAATTctggaaaaatgtttttattgattTGTATGAAAAGAGACTATGGAAAAACTTAAGTAAATGGTATATGGATGTGAAAATGGAAAATCTTGACTTTAAGATAAGACACAACATAGTTTTTACTAGGGTGAAACTGCACCAAACGAGGTTAATTGAAGACTCGATATGCAAAGTATGTAATGAAAGACATGAAGGGAACACATGTTTTTATTATGTAATGAAATACAAACTTTTAAAGAAAGATTGAAAAAGGTAATCACAGTTTTTATGGGAGATAATAAAAGTGAAATTGATGATGAACAAGAATAGAATTGTGTCTTTTTATTTGGAGtaaatgaaaaatgtaaaaatcaaaatattgtgAATGTGTTTCTAACTGTTGCAAGATATGCGATTTGGGTAAGGAGGAACATGGCTACagaaaaaaaaggaaaagtGGAATTATGgacttattttacaaaaaaactgACTATGTGTAATAAGGCATTGGAAGCATATTGTcttgaagaaagaaagaatcaGATTTTTGAGAAGATAAAAATAATCCTTATGTAATTATGACTGAAAACGGCTTCCAATTGAAACTGTAAAATTGTAAACAATTTTGAGATTGTGATGTGTAGACAAGAATAAGAAAATGGTGATGGGTTTAGGAATTAAAGAATGTACAAATGTaatttactgtatgttttaaaagtttttctaaaaaaaaaaaagcacgcccgctctcgtctgatctcggaagccaagcagggtcgggcctggtaagaacttggatgggagaccgcctgggaataccaggtgttgtaagcatttaattaatttattataaaaaaagcacacctgctctcgtctgatctcggaagccaagcagggtcgggcctggttagtacttggatgggagaccgcctgggaatggCTCATGACCCCTGCAAGTACATATTGCTCAACCCTGGGATCGATCGAAAGTGATCAAAACGGATGGTGTCAACTACTGAAGTGTTATTTACATAAATTGTACATTTACATGCCTAATTTATTAAAATCCACTAATCTGttgaatgttttgtttattattttcataGGTTGATTTGATGTAGCTGATGAGATTCATATAGTCAAGTGAAAAAGTGTGCAAGTGTTAAATTTTTTGGGCTGAATTAAGAAAGGTTAGCCAGATTATTAATTGTACTGTATTAATTTACTCTCATTTTGTCTCGAAGACTTTTAATtgcttaaatgtttttttttacactatCCCACCCCTTCTGAAACCCAAGCATACAGTACAGAGACTCCAACACACTTGAAATACCTttacaacttttatttttcaccCAGAATGTGTTTCATTTAAAAAGCAATGCATGAAAACACAAGTAAACAAGATCTGTTTAGTTTAAACGTCTCTCACCACAGATCTACGAGCGAGAACACGAGACAGAATGAGAGACAAACATTTACTACCATTTGCAAACATTTAGTTAATCATGGAGCTGACAGACATACAAACATCACaaggacacacacacataaataacattaataagaatcaaaaacacttaaaggtgtaacagaggattttctcgaattttagaaaagaaccaccttctccactttttaaaaaaatgcaattgcgcaacactcctgattgacaactaagaggaccaatagtcttgatgatccacctggaaaaagaaaatcctctgcaatacctttaacaattaaaaacacaaacttgTACTTAAGATAAAAATTAACAATTGGTTTGTACAGGCCAAAGCCCGGTTTATCCAAACAGGATTATCCAAAAACTCAGATCACCAATCAACAAATAAAGGCTCAAGCAATTCCtgtctgttacatttttttgtgtgtttttctttggcaaacttttgttaaacataaGCAGACAAAGACATACAAACATCACAAAGACATGAAGCTGacaaagacaaacaaacaacacgCATGACAAAAACACAGATTATCTGAACATGAACAACCACTAAAGGGTATGTAAACTGATTGTGTTAGGTCGGAACTGATTAAGGTTAAAATTAATGAGGTTAGATTGGCCTTGATATTGAAGATAGGCCAGAACAtgtttgtataaaaaaaaagatactaCAAAGTGCACTTTAACAGCAACATAAatcataataaaaacaaatacaagAACATTCTTAAGCAAAACtgtaaagtgcattttttttacttttgaactatataaataaatagattgtACTTGCTGAagcacttaaaaaaacaaacaaacaaacaaacaaacaaacaagcctTTTTCTCTCTCATACAGATGGCACAGGAGAAGTGGcatcacacaggtaagttatttacacagttatttatagttatttaCACAGTTCTCCTCTTTTCTAACTCGTACACCACATTGTCAAACCCAGATGTGGTGGATTTCCCAGTGTATGGACAGTAGGAAAATATCTTCTGGGTGCTTTCAGCCACTTTGTCCTTGGAAGGTGTGTACCTCTTCCACTGTCCACCACAATTAGCCATGTGGCAAGCCCCACATGGCCGCAAGGACTTGTTTGGCATGAATGCCTTGACTGTTGGTGCTGGAGGTACAAAGCTCCTGGCTGCACGATGGCCCACGAACCAAGACGGGGGAACCTGCGGCTGTGCGGGGAAAACCAGCAGTATGGGTGCTGTCGATACGGGGGGATCCATAGGTGGGCACAGCAGGCTTTGGCCGGAGGTGGGTGGACGCAGCAGGCCTTGGCAGAATGGTGGTGGGCGCAGCAGGCTTTGGCCGAGTGGAGGAGGACGACGCCATGGGCTGAACGGGCTGGTTCACAGAAGACACAGGCTTTGGCTCTTCAACAAATAATCtggaaatataaaataaacatgtaatGAGTATTGATATGACATGTGTGCTATTTGCTTTCCACAGCCAACAGGTGAAACAAAGTGCTTATGACAACTTACCTCCGCTTCTCACCACGCCTTTTTCCAGCCTCGTGATGAACGTGCTGGTATTGGACCTGAGGCCGATCTGGCGTTGTGAGGGATGTTGGCAGCACAGGAGCTTCCGGGAACGGTGCATCAGACAGCACTTTCAGGTGAGGCATCACCTTCGACAGTACCATCACCCCGTAGTTGGCATTTTTCTCCTCCGTGGGGGTGAAGGTCAAAAAGGACTTGGCGTTCAAGTTGGGCAGTGGAGTGGCGAGACCGCCGAGGATGGGGTTGTCTCGGACTCGCTCTGCAATCCTCTTATACTGTCCCTTCAAAGAAGCCGTGACCTGGCTGGGGGAGGTTAGCTGATTGTCCGGTGCTCGGTTCTTCAGCATCTTGGAGGAGGAGGTAGAGCAGTCGACTGTCCTCGGTCACATGTGCCGCCTGAGCGTACCTCATGCAGCAAACTTGGTCTTCTGGGCTGTTCTGAATCCGTTGTCACTGAAAATGATATCATGACATTTTGTGTAGGTGTGCTACATGTTTAATTATCCATTTCATCATAGGTTTCAACTGTTATTGAACTCACCGACAGCAGTTGTTGTCCTCGTACACAACCTTTGGAGCAGGAGCGTTGGCACGGCAAAAGCGGGCGACCAGACCTCTGGCCATGTGTGCGTAACACCGCTCGGACCCGGACTCCACCACCACCGTGGTCAAGAACTGACCCCACTCATTCAGCACGCTGGTGACGTACTGCATGGTGCCCTGGCCGTCgtttagggctgcacgattcagagaaaaaatctaattgcgatttttcttatcaaaattgcgattcgcgatttaaagtgcgattcattagtatataataaaagagctacatccatgtttgttgtggtggttttaatagcaccaaagaaagatgctgtgctactgtttatttaaaacctcttaaacattgtaccaagttctctgcaggactttgctcttttgcagacaaactttttttatctaagaacattaaaatacactttaacaaaaatgtattgaaagttttatttaaaataacatataggccaatgtattttggctgtcactaaaacaatgcttctgacaagcaaatgtttagttttttcttttaatcataagactatactcatcttgttttacttttcaggcatctgtaataaatgtaaatatattagttattagaatctatgatttaacataagcaaaaaatacaaataaaacactgcacagtcctcactgtatgattttaaatgtggagctgcagaagcttgttcagttaagagtaaggagtgattttaatttttggtgtgtaataaacatttctgacacagaaagcaccaggttactgtcactttaagacacaagacagctttaaaactgctctgcttcaatatactgataaacatccagctgtttatgtCCACTTAGACgagaaagaaaacttaagtttagtgatcacgcgtgtgctgactgctctctgtgtgcgcgcttcaTGAACCCTAGTGCCTGTAAATATTCAAAGCGGTGCAGATGTGCGCGTGCAAGAAAGTATAATGTACCTCTTTCGTCTGCTGTGTTCTGGGCTTTAATGAAAGCTCCTTATAGTCTGATGAGGCGCATGTCATTGTTTGCGATGCATGACGAGAAACGGACGTATATAAACCTTTCTttaagtccaacattacacaaaagggaaatgttctcgcgcatttctgtcctttcatttgccggttaatgagttataatgggttttaaaaatgactgaatccaAAATCTGACAACTTCATGACATTCCGCGTTGTGCAGTTAATtccatttgtatgcatttcgcgattctgtccgtgttttccgcatcgcggaaatcatatggccgtacactttgttgaggagttgaactgctgctcgcTCATGTTTTCCAAATGACGTTATCTGACGTGTAGTCAGCACCTCAGTGTTAATGCACTCTATTGgtttaaactgcatcaaatgtaaaatgcgcatgaagcgaactgtcaaaaactgcgtactagatgattgttatatttgatagttttgaATCGAAATAATCGCATCTCTTGCGATTCAAAAATCGCATCCATTCACATCGCGATTTCGGtttaaaaacgattaatcgtgcagccctaccgTCGTTGTAGATCTTCCCTTGAGAATCTATAAAAACAATGCAGAACATTCATTATGTGGTATTTTAACAGTCAGTCTGTTCCATATGATCACATTGATCATTGACAAGTTTACACTTCTAAAGCATATTTATTTACACAGTGAATTTCAACTCCACACTGTTGTAACAACATCTCTATGTTCTTAAGAAGTGAGTCTGATCACGTTTTTGAAGTATTTCCAGGGATTTTCAGGTCATTTCATCGGCGACTGGCAGCTCATTAATTCATTTTCAGTGCATTCgtttaatataaaacatatattatttaatataagcaTATTTAAGCTTTACATTTCGAGTCCACAAAGTAATAATACATTTGTCAAGGTCTCAACATGTAAAACCAATAATCTGGTCGCATTTTCAACGCATTTCAGAGATCAAACCTAGCTATTTTAATGTAAACAAGTGGTGCTAGCCTAGTCAATCGGTGGTGTCAGTACGGCGCTAACGAGATATTATCATGTAAAACCTTGAATATCAGGCAAATTATCAAAAAACATATCGTGTTTCATTCACTACTTGGCACACAAATATAACAAACGTACCTGTGTGAGTAAATAAACACAGTCAAATCGCTCCTCAATGACACCGACTCCAATGTGAATATTTACCAGTCCTGAATAAATTAGATGACGTTTTCCGATCCTCGCTCAATGATTGGTCCGTTGAGCGCGAGCTCTGCTCAGCATTGCTCAACCATTGGCTGATCGCTGCTCAGCATTGCTCAACCATTGGCTGATCGCTGCTCAGCTCTGCTCAACCATTGGACGGCTGACGATCGCTTAGGTACTTGGAGGGGAACTTGCTTGGGAAtgccaggtgctgtaagcatttaattaatttattatttatttatgtcattttttcccatgaatgcatcctttctgtaagcgttcaccgatggcatggcgttgccacatttgtcttgaagtgtctctcgaatcgagtcagcactcgtttacagccacaccaccctgagcacgcccactctcgtctgatctcggaagccaagcagggtcgggcctggttagtacttggatgggagaccgcctggaaataccaggtgctgtaagcatttaattaaataattatttatgtcattttttcccatgaatgcgtcctttctgtaagcgttcaccgatggcatggcgttgccacatttgtcttgaagtgtctctcgaatcgagtcagcactggTTTacagccacaccaccctgagcacccCCACTcttgtctgatctcggaagccaagcagggtcgggcctggttagtacttggatgggagactgcctgggaataccaggtgctgtaaacatttaattaattatttatttatttatttatgtaattttttgtgaatgcatcctttctgtaaACGTAGGCtaatggcatggcgttgccacattagtcttgaagtgtctctcgaattgaatcagcactcgcttacggccacaccaccctcagcacgcccactctcgtctgatctcggacgCCAAGCAgcgtcgggcctggttagtacttggatgggagaccgcctgggaataccaggtgttgtaagcatttaattaattatttatttatgtaattttttgtgaatgcatcctttctgtaagcgttcgcTGATGGCATGGCTATGCCACAtgagtcttgaagtgtctctcgaattgaatcaacactcgcttacggccataccaccctgagcacgcccgctctcatctgatctcggaagccaagcagggtcgggcctggttagtacttacTCAACTAGGCACAGGAGTACAATCGAAACTGAAACCCATACGTCACCGTCACCATCTAATGCAGCAAGAGGTGGGGGGGGGCCTTGTCTGGCACACGGCCGGGGGCTGACACAATAACGTCCCGTTGAATATATTCCAAGCGGCCAATGACCGCACGTCCTCTTCCCTAGACAGGTGAAGATCTAGATGAAAAACAGTAGTTGTCACACATTAGTTTCACACACAACGTATGTATAGGCACCCAGGTCTCCCCGATCACCCTCGACTCTTCCTCTGCTGCTAGGTGGGCCGATGTCGCTACAGAACTCCTCACAGTACCTTACTTGGTGTTTCCGTCGAGCTCCTGCTGGACACAGTTACAGGGCGTAATTTGTTTGGCTGGGCACGCGCCGTCGTAGCGGCTCCCGATGGCATCCACAGGGGTTTAATCCCTCCTGAGGTGAGTACAAACTCAGCACAACACTTAAAGAGCTTTGTGTACTGTAAGGGACCAAGCAGCCAGAGGCAAAAAGAACACAGGTTTTCCAAACAAAGAAGGTTTATTCAAGGTCAAActcataaaaatgtttaaattaaatttgaatAAAGAAATCCAAATCTGTGCTAACATAAACTAAGCAAACAAACTTAACACAAGAGTTCTAACCTGAACAAAAAAACCCACTCAAATGACACATGAGGGAACTTATATACACACCGGACTAGtccattacacacacacaggggataacacaaaacacaatttaaatagatttaaataaataaatttttacaaaaaatgtaaaccaatcaaatatgttaaataacaaAATTCAAAGTATGTTATCAAATTAGACCATTAGCCAATATACAAATTATATcagacaaaaacaacaaaccatCATACATTCCCCCCAGCTAATTTCCAACATGGAATACTCCAGGAACTTAAAAGATGGTCGTTGTTGCCAGCCGGTCCTCTATAGACACGGACTTCCACAGGCATTCCACACAGCACTAAGCAGCAACACGTCTCCACTCCTCATACAGGTAACTTAAACTCAAAGAAATAAATATTAGAAAATAGGAAATAAACCACTAACTAGAAAGTGTGCACCCAAACTAGTTGGTGGTAAGAAATAATGcaaatgaaaaataaacttaaacaaaACAACTGTGTCTGTCATTTTCATTTATGGTCCTATAATATGAAGTGATCGGTAACAAATATTGCATTAAATACTAAAGAAACAAATTATGTAAACAGAAATGTGAATGTAATGTCATGTAGTTACCGCTCTAATGTGTGGCTGCATCAATGGCCATCACACTCCCCCCTCCTTCAGGAACCTCGCCAACACAGCGAGAGAGGTAGTCAGCCGTAACATTGGCCTTCCCTGGAACATACTGGACCACAAATCGAAAGGGCTGCATGGCCAAATACCATCGGGTAATTCTGCTATTGGTATCCTTCATCTTCTCCAGCCATTGTAGAGCCTTGTGGTCAGTTTCCACAATAAACTCCCCCCCCAACAGATAATATTTTAGAGAGTCTAAAGCCCACTTCAAGGCCAAACACTCCTTCTCGATTGTGGAATAACGGACCTCTCTAGGAAACAGTTTCCGGCTAATACAAGCCACAAGCCGTTGTTCACCTGGTGGGCCTTGCAGTAACGCTGCTCCAATACCCCGATCTGAGGCATCTGTTTGCACCACAAATTGTTGATTAAAGTCAGGGTTGTGCAAAATTGGGTCCTTACCCAGGGCATTCTGGATGTCTTGGAAAGCTTCCTTTGCACTTTCAGTCCACTGTAAGCGATTGGGGCATCGAGAACCCACCATATCAGTTAAGGCTGCTGCTCTGCCAGAGAAATTGGGAATAAATCTGTTATAAAAACCTGCCATTCCAAGAAATGATCTCAACTCCTTACGTGTCTGAGGAAGGGGACACTGTTGAATGgcttggattttttttacttgaggTCTAACTACCCCTTTTCCGATACTGTAGCCCAGATAGTCAACTTCTGTTCGGGCCACTGCACATTTCAGAGGATTGATGGTAAGGCCAGCTCGTTCGAGCCGCTGCAACACTTCTTGTAGATGTTCCAAGTGGTGCTCCCAAGTGTCACTGTAGATAACAATGTCATCCAAATATGCAGCTGTAAAGGATAGGCCATTCAATATGTAGTCCATTAACCTTTGAAAGGTGGCCGGAGCCCCATGCAAGCCAAAAGGCAAAAATTTAAAATGGAATAACCCCCAGGGGGTTCTGAAGGCTGTCAGCTCTTTAGACTGGGGAGTAAGAGGGATTTGCCAATATCCCTTAGCAAGATCAATGGTCGTCAGATATTTACTTTGACCTACACGGTCAATCAGGTCACTTATACGTGGGGTTGGATAGGAGTCAAACTTGGAGACAGAGTTAAGGTAACAGAAATCAATACAGAATCTTAAAGTTCCATCTTTTTTTGGAACTAGAACCACCGGATGGCACCACTCACTTTTTGATGGCTCAATGATTCCCAAGGTCAGCATTAGATCAATCTCTTTCCTCAGAGCAATCTGTAAGCGCTCAGGTATACGGTAACTCTTCCTTCTGGCGACTGCATCACTTGTCAACACGATATCATGCTCAATCAATTTTGTGGCTCCTGGAAACTCAGAAAAAAGTTCAGGATGGGAAAGAGCTCTCACCTGTGATTGACGATCCTTTGGCAAGTGATCCAGGTTAACACATTCTGAAACCTGCTGAGGCAGATATTGTTCCTCCAGTTCTTCCTCTTCTGCCACCTGTTGAATCATCATAACCTGAGATTCTCTCTCTGGGCGAGAAATCCACTCCTTGAGCAAATTAACATGCAACACTCTACTAGGCCGATCTCGGCCTGGGGTGGCAATTTCATATGTAGTGGGTCCCAGCTTTCGCTTGATCTCAAACGGACCCTGCCATTTCGCCAACAATTTGCTCTCATTGCTTGGTAACATTACTAGCACTTTCTGACCTGGATTGAAACTCCGTTCAACAGCTGACCGATCATACCATGACTTCTGATATCTCTGTGCTTCAGCCATGTGAGCTTGGGCCAGTTTCGTCATTGCCTCCAATCGCTCCCTCATCTGCACAACATAAGAGATAACATTTACAGAGTTCTGACTACCCTGGGTTCCTTCCCAGTGTTCTCGAAGCAGTGTTAAAGGGCCTCTCACATTACGTCCATACAATAGCTCAAAAGGAGAGAACCCAGTGGATGCTTGGGGCACTTCCCTGTATGCAAACAGGAGGTAAGGCAACCACTGGTCCCAATCTTTACCTGACTCACTAATGAACTTGCGCAGCATTTGCTTGAACGTTTGGTTAAAGTGCTCTGTGAGGCCATCAGTTTGGGGATGGTAAGGTGTGGTTCGTAAACTTTTAATCCCCAAAAGCTTATACACCTGCTTAAGAAGAGTAGACATAAAGTTGGTGCCTTGGTCTGTAAGGATTTGACAAGGGAAACCAACTCTGGAAAAGAGTTGTATCAGACAGGTTGCTACATACTTGGCTTTAATGGACTTCATCGGGAACACTTCTGGATATCTAGTTGCATAATCAGTTATGACAAGCATGAATCGATTTCCAGCTTTACTCCTTTCCACAGGTCCAACAATATCCATACCCAATCTCTCAAATGGTGTGCTAATGACAGGTAAAGGTTGTAGCGGAACTCGGTTCGGTCCTCTCATTGAAACTTTCTGACACTGAGAGCAACTCTTACAATACTGGGTGACATCCCTCTTTAATCCTGGCCAATAAAAATGCTTCTTTATTCGGGCTAGGGTCTTATGTCTTCCTAGGTGGCCAGCCCAGGGAATCGAATGACTCAACCTGAGGATTACATCCCGGACACATTGTGGCACTACAAGCTGGTTTGTGGACCCCACTTGACGATAAAGAATTCCTTGTTGGAGTAAATACCGTTCAGCAGAATCAGGATAATCACTCTTGTTTATTGCCACCTGCTGCGCTTTCTTCAAGTATGTAGCGAGGCCACTATCCTCCTGCTGGAGCTGACCAATATTAGTGGGTAACTGGAAACTCTCGAACAAATCACATACTGTATTAGCAGACATTCTAGAAGCGTTATGCGCCAACTTATCCTGCTGTCGTTGCCTACGTGACTTCCGGGGCTTGGGAGGTTCTACCTCCATGTCCACATCGAAGAAAGGTAACACACTGAGTGCCGACATCGGTTCCTCTTCCTGGTTTGCTTTTGATCTGGTGACTACCATATTACAAACTTGTTCAGGCTGCAATAAATCTAAAAGCACTGGCAAATCGTTTCCCAGAATCACTGGATATGGCAAATTATCTGCCACACCTACATCTAGGAGATAAGTCTGTCCTTGTACTTTAAGGTAAATATCTGCTGTAGGTAACATCCTCTCATCGCCATGGACACAACATATACGTGTAGTTTCACCATGATTAATCAAGGCAGGTGAGACAAACTGTCTATGAACCAATGTCTGGTCACTGCCAGTATCCACTAAAGCCTGCCGTTCTCACCATTTAGCTCTACAGTAGTCATTTTCAAGGCCGGTCCATGTTTCACTGGCACTACGCTTGTTCTGGGCACATAACACATGTGAGAGAGCTTGGCCACATTCTGGGGACA belongs to Paramisgurnus dabryanus chromosome 2, PD_genome_1.1, whole genome shotgun sequence and includes:
- the LOC141280617 gene encoding uncharacterized protein, producing the protein MLKNRAPDNQLTSPSQVTASLKGQYKRIAERVRDNPILGGLATPLPNLNAKSFLTFTPTEEKNANYGVMVLSKVMPHLKVLSDAPFPEAPVLPTSLTTPDRPQVQYQHVHHEAGKRRGEKRRLFVEEPKPVSSVNQPVQPMASSSSTRPKPAAPTTILPRPAASTHLRPKPAVPTYGSPRIDSTHTAGFPRTAAGSPVLVRGPSCSQELCTSSTNSQGIHAKQVLAAMWGLPHG